One region of Melitaea cinxia chromosome 29, ilMelCinx1.1, whole genome shotgun sequence genomic DNA includes:
- the LOC123667995 gene encoding pro-neuropeptide Y-like, whose protein sequence is MRVVFFAILLLSAILSCSTQAQYPRPRRPERFDTAEQISNYLKELQEYYSVHGRGRYGKREMRIADASVIFRDMPFFDNKLNDEALFKHFGYK, encoded by the exons ATGCGTGTCGTGTTTTTCGCCATTTTGCTCCTGTCTGCCATCTTGTCGTGCTCAACACAGGCTCAGTATCCGCGCCCGCGTCGCCCTGAACGATTCGACACGGCAGAGCAAATATCAAACTATTTAAAGGAACTCCAAGAGTATTATTCTGTTCATGGGCGAGGCCG GTATGGGAAACGAGAAATGCGCATAGCCGACGCGTCTGTGATTTTTAGAGACATGCCATTCTTCGATAACAAACTCAACGACGAAGCCCTGTTTAAACATTTTGGATACAAGTAA